The following proteins are co-located in the Streptomyces sp. DT2A-34 genome:
- the serC gene encoding phosphoserine transaminase, with product MAEIQIPADIKPADGRFGAGPSKVRTEALDALAATGTSLLGTSHRQAPVKNLVGQVREGISELFQLPEGYEVVLGNGGSTAFWDIATHGLIENKSQHLTFGEFSSKFAKAAKLAPWLADPDVISTDPGTHPEPVAQAGVDVYAFTHNETSTGVAMPIKRVAGADEGALVLVDATSGAGGLPVDIAETDVYYFAPQKSFASDGGLWIGVFSPAAIERAERVHASGRHIPEFFSLPTAIDNSRKNQTYNTPALATLFLLNQQLEWINGQGGLDWSVRRTATSARALYGWAEDIKYANPFVTDPAKRSQVIGTIDFTDEIDAAAVAKVLRANGIVDTEPYRKLGRNQLRVAMFPAIDPADVEALTKCIDYVIEKL from the coding sequence GTGGCTGAGATCCAGATTCCCGCTGACATCAAGCCCGCCGACGGACGTTTCGGCGCGGGCCCCTCCAAGGTGCGGACGGAAGCGCTGGACGCGCTGGCCGCCACCGGAACCTCCCTCCTCGGTACCTCCCACCGCCAGGCCCCGGTCAAGAACCTGGTCGGCCAGGTGCGCGAGGGCATCAGCGAGCTGTTCCAGCTCCCCGAGGGCTACGAGGTCGTCCTCGGCAACGGCGGCTCGACGGCCTTCTGGGACATCGCGACGCACGGCCTGATCGAGAACAAGTCGCAGCACCTCACCTTCGGTGAGTTCAGCTCGAAGTTCGCCAAGGCCGCCAAGCTCGCCCCGTGGCTCGCCGACCCGGACGTCATCTCCACCGACCCGGGCACGCACCCCGAGCCGGTCGCCCAGGCGGGCGTCGACGTCTACGCCTTCACGCACAACGAGACCTCCACCGGCGTCGCCATGCCGATCAAGCGTGTGGCCGGTGCCGACGAGGGCGCCCTGGTCCTGGTCGACGCCACCTCCGGCGCCGGCGGCCTGCCCGTCGACATCGCCGAGACCGACGTCTACTACTTCGCCCCGCAGAAGTCCTTCGCCTCCGACGGCGGCCTGTGGATCGGCGTCTTCTCCCCGGCCGCGATCGAGCGCGCCGAGCGCGTCCACGCGTCCGGCCGCCACATCCCGGAGTTCTTCAGCCTGCCCACGGCGATCGACAACTCCCGCAAGAACCAGACGTACAACACCCCGGCCCTCGCCACCCTCTTCCTGCTCAACCAGCAGCTGGAGTGGATCAACGGCCAGGGCGGCCTGGACTGGTCGGTCCGCCGCACGGCCACCTCCGCCCGCGCCCTGTACGGCTGGGCCGAGGACATCAAGTACGCCAACCCGTTCGTCACCGACCCGGCCAAGCGGTCCCAGGTCATCGGCACGATCGACTTCACGGACGAGATCGACGCCGCCGCCGTCGCCAAGGTCCTGCGCGCCAACGGCATCGTCGACACCGAGCCCTACCGCAAGCTCGGCCGCAACCAGCTCCGCGTCGCGATGTTCCCGGCGATCGACCCGGCGGACGTCGAGGCGCTGACGAAGTGCATCGACTACGTGATCGAGAAGCTCTGA
- a CDS encoding FAD-binding and (Fe-S)-binding domain-containing protein — MSELEAELRKVVRGEIGFDVTSRALTTMDASNYRRVPLGVVAPHDADDVAAVLEVCRDHMVPVVARGGGTSIAGQATGIGIVLDFTRHMNRLVSLDPEARTAVVQPGLVLDRLQDAAAPHGLRFGPDPSTHSRCTLGGMIGNNSCGSHSVAWGTTADSVRELDVITARGERSRLGREWAGAPQGLRDLVEGDLARLRTGFPELPRRISGYALDALLPEKGADVARSFCGSEGTLGILTEATVRLVRAPRARALAVLAYADESAAAEAAAGLLPYGPLTVEGMAVDLVPSPTSLPAGGAWLFVETGGESEGEARARAEAVVRAADVVDALVVTDPDGQRALWRIREDASGTATRMPDGGGTSRSSEAESGGEAWPGWEDCAVPPQRLGAYLRDFRALLTEHGLRGTPYGHFGDGCIHVRIDFDLMTEAGIGRFRRFSEELAEVVVAHGGSLSGEHGDGQARAELLPKMYGTEMVGLFERAKGVWDPDDLLNPGMLVRPAPLDSNLRFSVLPRKPVDVAFGYPADGGDFSAAVRRCVGVAKCRTTSVSGSSVMCPSFRATGEEEHSTRGRARLLHEMLAGELVTDGWRSTEVRDALDLCLSCKGCRSDCPVEVDMATYKAEFLHHHYEGRRRPAAHYSMGRLPQWLRAVARTRTASLVNALAAVRPLARAAKRLGGIAPERDIPRLATRTFSGWWERRREQMAVGGGGEGGGDLVILWPDTFTEHLSPSVGQAAVRVLEAAGLRVALPPTVRLKRPPEGDGTTVPLDPVSLLRGRGRVCCGLTYLSTGQLDRARSVLRRTLDLMEPVLETAAPVVVLEPSCAAALRADLPELLHDDPRARLLADRVLTFAETLERLAPDWTPPRVDRPVVGQTHCHQHAVLGDTADRVLREAAGLTGELSGGCCGLAGNFGFEKGHFEVSAACAEEQLLPAVRGAGAGAVVLADGFSCRTQLEQLAGVRGRHLAEVLAELLADAPAQESADGTEGRAAGAAGDE, encoded by the coding sequence ATGTCGGAACTTGAGGCGGAGCTGCGCAAGGTCGTCCGGGGCGAGATCGGGTTCGACGTCACCTCCCGGGCGCTCACCACTATGGACGCGTCCAACTACCGACGCGTCCCCCTGGGTGTGGTCGCACCACATGATGCCGATGACGTGGCTGCCGTACTGGAGGTGTGCCGCGACCACATGGTGCCGGTCGTGGCCCGCGGCGGAGGCACATCCATCGCCGGTCAGGCCACCGGCATCGGCATCGTGCTGGACTTCACCCGCCACATGAACCGGCTCGTGTCCCTGGACCCGGAGGCCCGCACCGCCGTCGTCCAGCCCGGACTCGTCCTCGACCGCCTCCAGGACGCCGCCGCCCCGCACGGGCTCCGCTTCGGCCCCGACCCCTCCACCCACAGCCGGTGCACGCTCGGCGGAATGATCGGCAACAACTCGTGCGGCTCGCACTCGGTGGCGTGGGGGACGACCGCCGACAGCGTGCGGGAGCTGGACGTGATCACCGCGCGAGGGGAGCGGTCGCGGCTCGGGCGGGAGTGGGCCGGAGCGCCGCAGGGGCTGCGGGACCTGGTGGAAGGGGACCTGGCGCGGCTGCGCACCGGCTTCCCCGAACTGCCCCGCCGTATCTCCGGATACGCGCTCGACGCCCTGCTGCCCGAGAAGGGCGCCGATGTCGCCCGTTCCTTCTGCGGCAGCGAGGGCACCCTGGGGATCCTCACCGAGGCGACCGTACGGCTGGTTCGGGCGCCCCGCGCGCGTGCGCTCGCCGTGCTGGCGTACGCCGACGAGAGCGCGGCGGCGGAGGCGGCCGCCGGACTGCTGCCTTACGGGCCGTTGACGGTGGAGGGCATGGCGGTCGACCTGGTGCCCTCGCCGACCTCGCTGCCGGCGGGCGGCGCCTGGCTGTTCGTCGAGACGGGCGGGGAGTCCGAGGGTGAGGCACGCGCGCGTGCGGAGGCGGTCGTGCGGGCGGCCGATGTCGTCGACGCGCTGGTCGTGACCGATCCGGACGGGCAACGGGCGCTGTGGCGCATCCGGGAGGACGCGAGCGGTACGGCGACCAGGATGCCGGACGGTGGGGGCACCTCCCGCTCGAGCGAAGCCGAGAGTGGGGGAGAGGCGTGGCCCGGCTGGGAGGACTGCGCGGTGCCGCCGCAGCGGCTGGGGGCCTACCTGCGGGACTTCCGCGCGCTGTTGACCGAGCACGGGCTGCGCGGCACGCCGTACGGGCACTTCGGCGACGGCTGCATCCACGTCCGTATCGACTTCGACCTGATGACCGAGGCGGGCATCGGCCGCTTCCGGCGGTTCTCGGAGGAACTCGCCGAGGTCGTCGTCGCGCACGGCGGTTCGCTGTCCGGGGAGCACGGGGACGGGCAGGCGCGCGCGGAGCTGCTGCCGAAGATGTACGGCACGGAGATGGTCGGGCTGTTCGAGCGGGCCAAGGGCGTCTGGGACCCGGACGACCTGCTCAACCCGGGCATGCTGGTGCGCCCGGCCCCCCTCGACTCGAACCTCCGCTTCTCCGTCCTGCCCCGCAAACCGGTGGACGTGGCCTTCGGCTACCCGGCCGACGGCGGCGACTTCTCGGCGGCCGTACGGCGGTGCGTCGGGGTCGCCAAGTGCCGTACGACGTCGGTGTCCGGCTCTTCCGTCATGTGCCCCTCGTTCCGCGCGACCGGCGAGGAGGAGCACTCCACGCGCGGGCGTGCCCGGCTGCTGCACGAGATGCTGGCCGGGGAACTGGTGACCGACGGATGGCGCTCGACGGAAGTGCGGGACGCGCTGGACCTGTGCCTGTCCTGCAAGGGGTGCCGGTCCGACTGCCCGGTCGAGGTCGACATGGCCACGTACAAGGCGGAGTTCCTGCACCACCACTACGAGGGCCGCCGACGCCCGGCCGCGCACTACAGCATGGGGCGACTGCCACAGTGGCTGCGCGCGGTGGCACGCACGCGTACGGCGTCCCTGGTCAATGCCCTGGCCGCCGTACGGCCCTTGGCCCGGGCGGCGAAACGGCTCGGCGGGATCGCGCCGGAGCGGGACATTCCGCGGTTGGCGACGCGGACGTTCAGCGGGTGGTGGGAGCGGAGGCGTGAGCAGATGGCCGTCGGTGGCGGCGGCGAGGGCGGCGGCGACCTGGTCATCCTGTGGCCGGACACGTTCACCGAGCACCTCTCGCCGTCCGTGGGGCAGGCGGCCGTACGGGTGCTGGAGGCGGCGGGGCTGCGGGTGGCGCTGCCGCCGACGGTGCGGCTGAAGAGGCCGCCGGAGGGCGACGGTACGACGGTGCCGCTGGACCCGGTGTCCCTCCTACGGGGCCGGGGTCGGGTCTGCTGCGGGTTGACGTACCTCTCGACGGGGCAGCTCGACCGCGCCCGTTCGGTGCTGCGGCGCACGCTCGACCTCATGGAACCGGTGCTGGAGACGGCCGCCCCGGTGGTCGTCCTGGAGCCGAGCTGCGCGGCGGCCCTCCGCGCGGACCTGCCGGAGCTGCTGCACGACGACCCACGTGCCCGCCTCCTGGCCGACCGCGTCCTGACCTTCGCGGAGACGCTGGAGCGCCTGGCGCCCGACTGGACGCCGCCCCGCGTGGACCGGCCGGTGGTCGGGCAGACCCACTGCCATCAGCACGCGGTACTGGGGGACACGGCCGACCGCGTGCTGCGTGAGGCCGCGGGGCTCACCGGGGAACTGAGCGGCGGGTGTTGCGGTCTCGCGGGCAACTTCGGGTTCGAGAAAGGGCACTTCGAGGTGTCGGCGGCGTGCGCGGAGGAGCAGTTGCTGCCGGCGGTGCGGGGAGCGGGGGCGGGGGCTGTGGTGCTGGCGGACGGGTTCTCCTGCCGGACGCAGCTGGAGCAGCTGGCCGGGGTGCGGGGGCGGCATCTTGCGGAGGTGCTGGCGGAGCTGCTGGCGGATGCGCCGGCGCAGGAGTCGGCGGACGGGACGGAAGGGAGGGCGGCCGGGGCGGCGGGAGACGAGTGA
- a CDS encoding cytochrome P450 gives MIKTDTTPAAPGALPLIGHAGRLARDRLGFLEDLRSLGPVVRIRLGRTPVHVVSAPELVQRMLVAGNGVEFDKGGPFFDQAARLVGDGLSTSLAGPHRPMRALLRPVFARQQLPHHTERFRDCALEVSSTWQSGQVIDAYTEMKRFAVTVLARTLFLAPEDRQAVEAVQRNVPLMLSALTTHMMVPGSNRLPTLENLRYVRATRTTREAVGAMIRRRMSDHTDHHDLMSALVPPDRPVAHTEQEVFDQVITFFIGGTETMAGLLSWTMHLLTRHPSEYERLEAELSEVLGDRPVTYQDLPRLTHMKRVINESLRLHPPVWLLSRVALVDTELGGHPLPAGAGVLFSPYALHRDPDVFAEPGRFDPDRWLDERVGRRQREAFIPFGAGARRCIGDAFGLAEAQVALAVLLRQWRVRAVAGGRVEPQLRMTMRPQGVRLVLDRRAD, from the coding sequence GTGATCAAGACCGACACGACGCCCGCCGCTCCTGGAGCGCTCCCCCTCATCGGCCACGCGGGCCGACTGGCACGCGACCGGTTGGGCTTCCTCGAAGACCTGCGCTCACTGGGGCCGGTCGTGCGGATCCGGCTGGGGCGCACCCCCGTCCACGTGGTCAGCGCTCCCGAACTCGTCCAGCGGATGCTGGTGGCCGGCAACGGAGTGGAGTTCGACAAGGGCGGCCCGTTCTTCGACCAGGCCGCCCGGCTCGTGGGCGACGGTCTGTCCACCTCGCTCGCCGGGCCGCACCGCCCGATGCGCGCCTTGCTGCGGCCGGTGTTCGCCCGCCAGCAACTGCCCCACCACACCGAGCGGTTCCGCGACTGCGCCCTGGAGGTGTCCTCGACCTGGCAGTCCGGACAGGTCATCGACGCGTACACGGAGATGAAGCGCTTCGCGGTCACCGTCCTGGCCCGGACCCTCTTCCTCGCCCCCGAGGACCGGCAGGCCGTCGAGGCCGTCCAGCGCAACGTGCCGCTGATGCTCTCCGCCCTGACGACCCACATGATGGTGCCGGGCAGCAACCGGCTGCCGACCCTCGAGAACCTGCGCTACGTACGGGCCACCCGGACCACCCGGGAGGCGGTCGGCGCGATGATCCGGCGGCGCATGAGCGACCACACCGACCACCACGACCTGATGTCGGCGCTGGTGCCCCCCGACAGACCGGTGGCCCACACCGAACAGGAGGTGTTCGACCAGGTCATCACGTTCTTCATCGGCGGCACCGAGACCATGGCGGGGCTGCTGTCCTGGACCATGCACCTGCTGACGCGCCACCCGAGCGAGTACGAGCGGCTGGAGGCCGAACTGTCCGAGGTGCTGGGCGACCGCCCCGTCACCTACCAGGATCTGCCCCGGCTGACCCATATGAAGCGGGTGATCAACGAGTCGCTGCGACTGCACCCTCCCGTATGGCTGCTCAGCCGCGTCGCCCTCGTCGACACCGAGCTGGGCGGTCACCCTCTGCCCGCCGGCGCGGGTGTGCTGTTCAGCCCCTACGCCCTCCACCGGGACCCCGACGTGTTCGCCGAGCCCGGGCGGTTCGATCCCGACCGTTGGCTCGACGAACGGGTGGGGCGCCGCCAGCGGGAGGCGTTCATTCCCTTCGGCGCGGGCGCCCGCAGGTGCATCGGCGACGCGTTCGGGCTCGCGGAGGCGCAGGTCGCGCTCGCGGTGCTGCTTCGCCAGTGGCGGGTACGGGCGGTGGCCGGCGGCAGGGTCGAGCCGCAGCTGCGTATGACCATGCGGCCGCAGGGGGTGCGACTCGTCCTCGACAGGCGTGCGGACTGA
- a CDS encoding DMT family transporter — protein sequence MSTPDAAATPAPTRTRAVPEPTAGAPHRWGSLGPVGLVLAGGVSVQFGGALAVTLMPRAGALGVVTLRLLAAALVLMLVCRPRLRGHSRTDWGTVIVFGITMAAMNGLFYQSVARIPLGPAVTLEVLGPLALSVLSSRRAINVLWAGLALAGVLLLGGGGFGSLDPIGVAFALGAGAMWAAYIIFSARTGRRFPQADGLALAMAVGAVLFLPLGIAESGMKLTDPVTLGLGAAVAILSSVLPYTLELLALRRLPAATFAVLMSLEPALAATAGFLILDQALSAVQALAIALVIAASMGAVRTQVGRGKAKAVRQPGED from the coding sequence GTGAGCACCCCTGACGCCGCCGCAACGCCCGCGCCGACCCGCACCCGGGCCGTCCCCGAGCCGACGGCCGGCGCCCCGCACCGCTGGGGCTCCCTCGGCCCCGTCGGCCTGGTCCTCGCCGGTGGTGTCTCCGTGCAGTTCGGCGGTGCGCTGGCCGTGACCCTGATGCCGAGGGCGGGCGCGCTCGGTGTCGTGACCCTGCGCCTCCTCGCGGCCGCCCTCGTCCTGATGCTGGTCTGCCGGCCCCGCCTGCGCGGCCACTCCCGCACCGACTGGGGCACGGTGATCGTCTTCGGCATCACCATGGCCGCGATGAACGGCCTCTTCTACCAGTCGGTCGCCCGCATCCCGCTCGGCCCCGCGGTCACCCTCGAGGTGCTCGGCCCGCTCGCCCTCTCCGTCCTGTCCTCGCGTCGCGCGATCAACGTCCTGTGGGCCGGACTCGCCCTGGCCGGTGTCTTGCTCCTCGGCGGCGGAGGCTTCGGCAGCCTCGACCCCATAGGTGTCGCTTTTGCCCTGGGGGCCGGCGCCATGTGGGCGGCCTACATCATCTTCAGCGCCCGTACGGGCCGACGCTTCCCGCAGGCCGACGGGCTGGCCCTCGCGATGGCGGTGGGCGCCGTACTCTTCCTCCCCTTGGGCATCGCCGAATCGGGCATGAAGCTCACCGACCCGGTGACCCTCGGACTGGGCGCGGCCGTGGCCATCCTCTCCTCGGTCCTCCCCTACACCCTCGAACTCCTCGCCCTACGCCGCCTGCCCGCAGCGACCTTCGCCGTCCTGATGAGCCTGGAGCCGGCCCTCGCCGCCACCGCCGGCTTCCTCATCCTCGACCAGGCCCTGTCCGCCGTACAGGCTCTGGCGATCGCCCTGGTCATCGCCGCGAGCATGGGCGCGGTGCGGACGCAGGTGGGGCGAGGGAAGGCAAAGGCCGTCAGGCAGCCCGGCGAGGACTGA
- a CDS encoding peptidoglycan bridge formation glycyltransferase FemA/FemB family protein: MSQPPLRLQPLTRDQHLAFVAARSSASHTQLPSWGDVKPDWTAESVGWFDAEGRPVGAGLVLYRPLPKLRKYLAYLPEGPLIDWHAPDLAERWLAPMLAYLRGKGAFSVKMGPPVVARRWSAEAVKAAIADPAARRLRDAEPTSSERGASDIAERLRRSGWRQAEPGGEEGFAAGQPRYVCQVPFAGRTLDDIQRGLNQQWRRNIKKAEKAGVKVVRGGYEDLPVFYDLYAETAERDRFIPRPLPYFQRMWTALTAEHPDRMRLYLAHHDGDTLAAATMITVGDHVWYSYGASTGRKREVQPNNAMQWRMMCDAHELGAAVYDFRGITDTLEESNHLLGLLRFKVGAGGEAVEYLGEWDFPLNRLLHKALDLYMARR, from the coding sequence GTGTCTCAGCCGCCCCTCCGCCTGCAGCCCCTCACCCGCGACCAGCACCTCGCCTTCGTCGCGGCCCGCTCCTCCGCCAGCCATACGCAGCTCCCCTCCTGGGGCGATGTGAAGCCGGACTGGACCGCGGAGAGCGTGGGCTGGTTCGACGCGGAGGGGCGGCCGGTCGGGGCGGGGCTCGTGCTGTACCGCCCGTTGCCGAAGCTGAGGAAGTACCTGGCGTATCTGCCCGAGGGGCCGCTGATCGACTGGCACGCGCCCGACCTCGCCGAGCGGTGGCTGGCGCCGATGCTCGCGTACCTCAGGGGCAAGGGCGCCTTCTCCGTGAAGATGGGCCCGCCCGTCGTCGCCCGCCGCTGGAGCGCCGAGGCGGTGAAGGCGGCCATCGCCGATCCGGCGGCCAGGCGACTGCGGGACGCGGAGCCGACGTCGTCGGAGCGGGGCGCGTCCGACATCGCCGAGCGGCTGCGGCGGTCCGGCTGGCGGCAGGCCGAGCCCGGCGGCGAGGAGGGCTTCGCCGCAGGCCAGCCGCGTTACGTCTGCCAGGTGCCGTTCGCCGGGCGGACCCTGGACGACATCCAGCGCGGCCTCAACCAGCAGTGGCGGCGCAACATCAAGAAGGCCGAGAAGGCCGGCGTGAAGGTCGTGCGGGGCGGCTACGAGGACCTGCCCGTCTTCTACGACCTCTACGCCGAGACCGCCGAGCGGGACCGTTTCATCCCCCGCCCCCTGCCCTACTTCCAGCGCATGTGGACCGCGCTGACCGCCGAACACCCCGACCGCATGCGGCTCTACCTCGCCCACCACGACGGCGACACCCTCGCCGCCGCCACCATGATCACCGTCGGCGACCATGTCTGGTACTCCTACGGCGCCTCCACCGGCCGCAAGCGTGAGGTCCAGCCCAACAACGCCATGCAGTGGCGCATGATGTGCGACGCCCACGAACTCGGCGCCGCCGTCTACGACTTCCGCGGCATCACCGACACGCTGGAGGAGTCCAACCACCTCCTCGGTCTGCTGCGGTTCAAGGTGGGCGCCGGCGGCGAGGCCGTCGAGTACCTCGGGGAGTGGGACTTCCCGCTCAACCGGCTGCTGCACAAGGCGCTGGACCTGTACATGGCGCGGCGGTAG
- a CDS encoding pectinesterase family protein — protein sequence MLRIVNTFDRKAHPEISPYDTQAVAVVAMGDRQVYDNVEIWSHQDTLYVKGVTPTTQARQYFVGCHIRGDVDFIFGNATSVIALSTIQCLPWPNGTILAPSTDDTNGQGILIDSCTIKTDGVPNDTMHLGRPWLNTASAYPRATVRNCEIGPGINADSPWIEMVPGQPWYYRTNFNQYHNFGPGTDNTPPLPEEYGDVYTARKFLAGSDGWDPITHGW from the coding sequence ATGCTCAGGATCGTCAACACCTTCGACCGCAAAGCGCACCCGGAGATCAGCCCGTACGACACCCAGGCCGTGGCGGTCGTCGCCATGGGCGACCGGCAGGTGTACGACAACGTCGAGATCTGGAGCCACCAGGACACCCTGTACGTCAAGGGGGTGACGCCCACGACCCAGGCCCGGCAGTACTTCGTCGGCTGTCACATCCGGGGAGACGTGGACTTCATCTTCGGCAACGCCACCTCGGTGATCGCCCTGTCCACGATCCAGTGTCTCCCGTGGCCCAACGGCACGATACTGGCGCCGAGCACCGACGACACCAATGGTCAAGGGATCCTGATCGACAGTTGCACGATCAAGACCGACGGTGTGCCGAACGACACGATGCACCTCGGCCGACCGTGGCTCAACACGGCGAGCGCATATCCCCGGGCGACAGTGCGCAACTGCGAAATCGGCCCGGGCATCAACGCCGACTCACCCTGGATCGAAATGGTCCCCGGCCAACCCTGGTATTACAGGACCAACTTCAATCAGTACCACAACTTCGGCCCCGGAACCGACAACACCCCGCCACTGCCTGAAGAGTATGGGGACGTTTACACCGCCCGGAAGTTCCTGGCCGGCAGCGACGGATGGGACCCGATCACGCACGGGTGGTGA